In one Molothrus ater isolate BHLD 08-10-18 breed brown headed cowbird chromosome 36, BPBGC_Mater_1.1, whole genome shotgun sequence genomic region, the following are encoded:
- the LOC118697488 gene encoding basic proline-rich protein-like, translating into MEEAQRLLTVSVWKLYRCRVRRGGLRLHRSLQLSLLVRAARHRYLSARAAAGVLPGPEITGAAVNAATPGPEITGAAVNAATPGPEITGAAVNGAIPVTEITGAARNGAIPGPEITGAARNGATPGPEITGAAVNAATPGPEITGAAVNGATPGPEITGTARNGAIPGPEITGAAVNGATPGPGSGLSGELRCPNTPSSDRPSNRTEEEWGNPLRDCTGDHRNAPSGAPCSEWYRGCPRGRPSQEPPSPANRDRDPALSADPNPANRDPPPAAPGPPRPTGAPRAGQKRRSSGSAGPGRGPVPSKRARLEAEAPPVPPGPPGRCSGPPAAAFGFLVRAVGAC; encoded by the coding sequence ATGGAGGAGGCGCAGCGGCTGCTGACGGTGTCGGTGTGGAAGCTTTACCGGTGCCGGGTGCGGCGGGGCGGCCTCCGCCTGCACCGGAGCCTGCAGCTCTCGCTGCTCGTGCGCGCCGCCCGACACCGGTACCTGAGCGCCCGAGCCGCCGCCGGGGTCCTCCCGGGACCGGAGATTACCGGGGCTGCGGTGAACGCAGCGACCCCGGGACCGGAGATTACCGGGGCTGCGGTGAACGCAGCGACCCCGGGACCGGAGATTACCGGGGCTGCGGTGAACGGGGCGATCCCGGTAACGGAGATTACCGGGGCTGCGAGGAACGGAGCGATCCCCGGACCGGAGATTACCGGGGCTGCGAGGAACGGAGCGACCCCGGGACCGGAGATTACCGGGGCTGCGGTGAACGCAGCGACCCCGGGACCGGAGATTACCGGGGCTGCGGTGAACGGAGCGACCCCGGGACCGGAGATTACCGGGACTGCGAGGAACGGAGCGATCCCGGGACCGGAGATTACCGGGGCTGCGGTGAACGGAGCGACCCCGGGACCGGGGAGCGGCCTGAGCGGAGAGCTCCGGTGCCCGAACACACCGAGCTCGGACCGACCGAGCAACCGGACCGAGGAAGAATGGGGGAACCCCCTCAGGGACTGCACCGGGGACCACCGGAACGCACCGAGCGGAGCCCCCTGCAGTGAATGGTACCGGGGATGCCCCCGCGGGCGACCGAGCCAGGAGCCCCCGAGCCCCGcgaaccgggaccgggacccCGCACTGAGCGCGGATCCGAACCCCGCGAACCGGGAcccccctcccgccgcccccggccctCCCCGCCCCAccggagccccccgggccgggcagAAGCGGCGCAGCAgcggctcggcggggccgggccgggggccggTACCGAGCAAACGGGCGCGGTTGGAGGCGGAGGCGCCGCCGGTGCCACCGGGGCCGCCCGGGCGCTGCTCGGGGCCGCCCGCAGCCGCTTTCGGCTTCCTGGTCCGCGCCGTCGGGGCGTGCTGA
- the NACC1 gene encoding LOW QUALITY PROTEIN: nucleus accumbens-associated protein 1 (The sequence of the model RefSeq protein was modified relative to this genomic sequence to represent the inferred CDS: inserted 1 base in 1 codon) codes for MAQTLQMEIPNFGNSILECLNEQRLQGLFCDVSVVVKGHAFKAHRAVLAASSSYFRDLFHSSKSAVVELPAAVQPQSFQQILSFCYTGRLSMNVGDQFLLMYTAGFLQIQEIMEKGTEFFLKVSSPSCDSQGLHGDDTPGSEPQSPVAQTSAAQAWPAALPLVSRVKTEQGEPDGVQCTFVVKRLWDGAAKDSSSSSSSSAGGGGGGGNNGSRKMAKFSEAAPRQSAPGAGTGGSAAXTPVPVPAPVPGTAADQTSPGGTSSAYTSDSPGSFHNEEDEEEDAGEEGSDEQYRQICNMYTMYSMMNVGPAAAEKVEALPEQPPPEPRARARLRQDLASLPAELVTQIGNRCHPKLYDEGDPAEKLELVTGTNVYITRAQLMNCHVSAGTRHKVLLRRLLASFFDRNTLANSCGTGIRSSTNDPSRKPLDSRVLHAVKFYCQNFAPNFKESEMNAIAADMCTNARRVVRKSWIPKLKLLMAEGDSYTSFINDTGKLEPELMGPEPPFEAGGPEPEGGPAGEGLQ; via the exons ATGGCGCAGACGCTGCAGATGGAGATCCCCAACTTCGGGAACAGCATCCTGGAGTGCCTGAACGAGCAGCGCCTGCAGGGGCTCTTCTGCGACGTCTCGGTGGTGGTCAAGGGCCACGCCTTCAAAGCCCACAGGGCCGTGCTGGCCGCCAGCAGCTCCTACTTCCGAGACCTCTTCCACAGCTCCAAGAGCGCCGTGGTGGAGCTGCCGGCCGCCGTGCAGCCCCAGAGCTTCCAGCAGATCCTCAGCTTCTGCTACACCGGCAGGCTGAGCATGAACGTGGGCGATCAGTTCCTGCTGATGTACACGGCGGGCTTCCTGCAGATCCAGGAGATCATGGAGAAGGGCACCGAGTTCTTCCTCAAG GTGAGCTCCCCGAGCTGCGACTCGCAGGGGCTGCACGGGGACGACACGCCGGGCTCGGAGCCGCAGAGCCCGGTGGCGCAGACCTCGGCGGCGCAGGCCTGGCCGGCCGCGCTGCCCCTGGTGTCGCGGGTCAAGACGGAGCAGGGCGAGCCCGACGGCGTGCAGTGCACCTTCGTGGTCAAGCGCCTCTGGGACGGCGCCGCCAAggactcctcctcctcctcttcctcctcggccggcggcggcggcggcggcggcaaCAACGGCAGCAGGAAAATGGCCAAGTTCTCCGAGGCGGCGCCGCGCCAGAGCGCGCCCGGGGCCGGTACCGGCGGCAGCGCGG CCACCCCTGTCCCGGTGCCAGCCCCGGTGCCGGGCACGGCTGCAGACCAGACCAGCCCCGGGGGCACGTCCAGCGCCTACACCAGCGACAGCCCCGGCTCCTTCCACAacgaggaggacgaggaggaggacgCGGGCGAGGAAGGCTCGGACGAGCAGTACCGGCAGATCTGTAACATGTACACCATGTACAGCATGATGAACGTGGGGCCTGCAG CTGCAGAGAAGGTGGAGGCCCTGCCCGAGCAGCCGCCCCCGGAGCCCCGGGCCCGCGCCCGCCTGCGCCAGGACCTGGCGTCGCTGCCGGCTGAGCTGGTGACCCAGATCGGGAACCGCTGCCACCCCAAGCTCTACGACGAGGGCGACCCCGCCGAGAAGCTGGAGCTGGTCACCG gtacCAACGTGTACATCACGCGGGCCCAGCTGATGAACTGCCACGTCAGCGCGGGCACGCGGCACAAGGTGCTGCTGCGCCGCCTGCTCGCCTCCTTCTTCGACAG GAACACGCTGGCCAACAGCTGCGGGACCGGAATCCGCTCGTCCACCAACGACCCCAGCAGGAAACCGCTGGACAGCCGGGTGCTGCACGCTGTCAAAT TTTACTGCCAGAACTTCGCTCCCAACTTCAAGGAGAGCGAGATGAACGCCATCGCGGCCGACATGTGCACCAACGCGCGGCGCGTGGTGCGCAAGAGCTGGATCCCCAAGCTGAAGCTGCTCATGGCCGAGGGCGACTCCTACACCTCCTTCATCAACGACACGGGCAAACTGGAGCCCGAGCTCATGGGCCCCGAGCCCCCCTTCGAGGCGGGGGGGCCCGAGCCCGAGGGGGGGCCCGCGGGGGAGGGGCTGcagtga